One stretch of Segatella copri DNA includes these proteins:
- a CDS encoding glycine zipper family protein: MKNIMLLVACSSLLLSSCDTYTGSGAYAGATFGSILGSAIGGLSGGPRGSDMGTIIGMAGGAAVGAAIGSQADQKSQQQRESVYRDRSHRDHHSYQDGVYQQSSPVYSNDEIFDSTNSGDDRIYDFNDRDYTGSYSAQQPVATIPSSTLEELGQNYAYSSSLEIMNARFVDSNEDNTLNRNETAKVIFEIRNNGPHTLFDVVPAVIETTGNKHIFISPSVHVESIAPGHVIRYTAMVKADNRLKNGTACFCVSVIHGGKTISKVNQFDIPTKSR; this comes from the coding sequence ATGAAAAATATTATGCTTTTAGTAGCTTGCTCTTCTTTGCTGTTGAGTAGCTGCGATACTTATACGGGAAGTGGTGCTTATGCTGGTGCCACATTTGGTTCTATTCTTGGTTCTGCTATCGGTGGCTTGTCTGGTGGTCCTAGAGGTTCAGATATGGGTACTATCATTGGCATGGCTGGTGGTGCTGCCGTTGGAGCGGCAATTGGTAGTCAGGCTGACCAGAAATCCCAGCAGCAAAGAGAATCTGTTTATCGAGATAGATCACACCGTGATCATCACTCTTATCAGGATGGAGTTTATCAGCAATCTTCACCTGTTTATTCCAATGACGAAATCTTTGATTCAACTAATTCGGGAGATGATAGGATTTATGATTTCAATGATAGGGATTATACCGGAAGTTATAGTGCTCAGCAGCCTGTTGCCACTATTCCTAGTTCTACACTGGAAGAACTTGGTCAGAATTATGCTTATTCCTCATCTTTGGAAATAATGAATGCCCGTTTTGTCGATTCAAATGAGGACAATACTTTGAATCGGAATGAAACAGCCAAGGTTATTTTTGAAATCCGAAATAACGGACCTCACACTTTATTTGATGTAGTTCCTGCCGTTATTGAGACTACCGGCAATAAGCATATTTTCATATCTCCAAGTGTTCATGTAGAAAGTATTGCTCCTGGCCATGTGATTCGATATACGGCAATGGTCAAGGCTGATAACCGTTTGAAGAATGGTACTGCTTGTTTCTGTGTTTCTGTTATACACGGCGGTAAGACGATTTCCAAAGTTAATCAGTTTGATATTCCGACAAAATCCAGATAA
- the rpsK gene encoding 30S ribosomal protein S11 gives MAKQKATSKKRNVRVDAIGQLHVHSSFNNIIVSLANNEGQIISWSSAGKMGFRGSKKNTPYAAQMAAEDCAKVAFDLGLRKVKAYVKGPGNGRESAIRAIHGAGIEVTEIVDVTPLPHNGCRPPKRRRV, from the coding sequence ATGGCAAAGCAAAAAGCAACATCTAAGAAGAGAAATGTACGCGTTGACGCTATCGGTCAGCTTCACGTTCATAGCTCATTCAATAACATTATTGTATCTCTTGCTAACAATGAGGGTCAGATCATTTCTTGGTCTTCTGCTGGTAAGATGGGTTTCCGTGGTTCTAAGAAGAATACTCCTTATGCTGCTCAGATGGCTGCAGAGGATTGTGCAAAGGTCGCTTTTGATCTTGGTCTTCGTAAGGTTAAGGCTTATGTTAAGGGTCCAGGTAATGGTCGTGAGTCTGCTATCCGTGCTATTCACGGTGCAGGTATCGAGGTTACTGAAATCGTTGACGTAACTCCATTACCACACAATGGTTGCCGTCCTCCAAAGCGTCGTCGTGTATAA
- the rplQ gene encoding 50S ribosomal protein L17 produces the protein MRHNKKFNHLGRTASHRNAMLANMASSLILSEHKRITTTLAKAKALKKYVEPLITRSKNDTTTSRRVVFRYLQNKYAVKALFGEVAEKVANRPGGYTRVIKLGTRQGDAAEIAFIELVDFDENMAKTQKAAAKKTRRSRKATKAEEAPVAETEAPATEEAPKAE, from the coding sequence ATGAGACATAATAAGAAATTCAACCATTTAGGTCGTACTGCTTCTCATCGTAACGCGATGTTGGCTAACATGGCTTCATCACTTATCTTGAGCGAGCACAAAAGAATCACTACGACCCTCGCAAAGGCAAAGGCTCTTAAAAAGTATGTTGAGCCATTGATTACTCGTTCTAAGAACGATACAACAACTTCACGTCGTGTAGTTTTCCGTTATCTTCAGAATAAGTATGCAGTTAAGGCTCTCTTCGGTGAGGTTGCTGAGAAGGTAGCTAACCGTCCAGGTGGTTACACTCGCGTAATCAAGTTGGGTACCCGTCAGGGTGATGCAGCTGAGATTGCTTTCATCGAGCTCGTTGACTTTGATGAGAATATGGCTAAGACTCAGAAGGCTGCTGCTAAGAAGACTCGTCGTAGTCGTAAGGCAACAAAGGCTGAAGAGGCTCCTGTAGCTGAGACTGAGGCTCCTGCAACTGAGGAGGCTCCAAAGGCTGAATAA
- the infA gene encoding translation initiation factor IF-1, translating into MAKQAAIEQDGTIVEALSNAMFRVELENGVDITAHISGKMRMHYIKILPGDKVKVEMSPYDLTKGRIVFRYK; encoded by the coding sequence ATGGCAAAACAAGCCGCTATTGAGCAAGATGGAACAATTGTAGAAGCATTGTCAAATGCGATGTTCCGAGTAGAATTAGAGAATGGAGTTGACATCACAGCTCATATCTCTGGTAAGATGAGAATGCATTACATCAAGATTTTACCTGGTGATAAGGTAAAGGTGGAGATGAGTCCATATGACCTTACCAAAGGTAGAATTGTTTTTAGATACAAATAA
- the rplO gene encoding 50S ribosomal protein L15, with amino-acid sequence MKLNNLKPAAGSTHSRRRIGRGPGSGLGGTSTRGHKGAKARSGYKRKIGFEGGQMPLQRRVPKAGFKNINHKEYFAVNLSTLQALAEAKNLTKIGIEELKAAGLTNGKELVKVLGNGELKAKLEVEANAFSKTAEEAIKAVGGNATII; translated from the coding sequence ATGAAATTAAATAATTTGAAACCTGCTGCAGGTTCTACCCATTCACGTCGTCGTATTGGTCGTGGCCCAGGTTCTGGTCTCGGTGGTACTTCAACACGTGGTCATAAGGGTGCCAAGGCTCGTTCTGGTTATAAGAGAAAGATTGGTTTCGAAGGTGGTCAGATGCCATTGCAGCGTCGTGTTCCAAAGGCTGGTTTTAAGAATATCAACCATAAGGAGTACTTCGCAGTAAACCTTTCAACTCTTCAGGCTCTTGCTGAAGCAAAGAACCTTACTAAAATCGGTATTGAGGAACTTAAGGCTGCTGGCCTCACAAACGGCAAGGAGCTTGTAAAGGTTCTCGGTAACGGTGAACTTAAAGCAAAATTGGAAGTTGAAGCTAATGCTTTCTCAAAGACTGCCGAAGAAGCAATCAAGGCAGTAGGTGGTAACGCAACTATAATCTAA
- the rpsM gene encoding 30S ribosomal protein S13: MAIRIVGVDLPQNKRGEIALTYIYGIGRSSSAKILDKAGVNRDLKVSEWSDDQAAKIREIIGAEFKVEGDLRSEIQMNIKRLMDIGCYRGVRHRNGLPVRGQSTKNNARTRKGKKKTVANKKKATK, from the coding sequence ATGGCAATAAGAATTGTTGGAGTAGATTTGCCCCAGAATAAGCGTGGCGAAATCGCATTGACCTATATCTACGGTATTGGTCGAAGTAGTTCAGCAAAGATATTGGATAAGGCCGGTGTAAACCGTGACCTGAAGGTTAGCGAGTGGTCTGATGACCAGGCAGCTAAGATCCGTGAAATTATCGGCGCTGAGTTCAAAGTTGAAGGTGATCTCCGTTCAGAGATCCAGATGAACATTAAGCGACTGATGGATATTGGTTGCTATCGTGGAGTTAGACATCGTAATGGTCTTCCAGTTCGCGGTCAGAGCACAAAGAATAATGCTCGTACACGTAAGGGTAAGAAGAAGACTGTTGCTAATAAGAAGAAGGCTACTAAGTAA
- a CDS encoding septal ring lytic transglycosylase RlpA family protein, translating to MVTKSFITAILAIFSLVPCYGQKHQHGKASFYSKRATGARSASGQRIHHDSLTCAHRFYPFGTHLKVTNLSNGKSTIVKVIDRGPFGRGRIIDLSWKAAKEIGMISQGVASVKVEMVENPIPYKPEDTKLPKIDFEVAETEYEFPNKWGTTDRNKDNHHSSKKETNKITSKVINKTERHKSKEVTKDELKKHNTDIAKSKGENHH from the coding sequence ATGGTCACAAAATCTTTCATCACAGCCATCTTGGCTATATTCAGCCTGGTTCCATGCTACGGACAAAAGCATCAGCACGGCAAGGCTTCATTTTACTCTAAGAGAGCAACAGGTGCCCGCTCTGCAAGCGGACAGAGAATACATCATGACAGTTTAACATGTGCACATCGGTTTTATCCCTTCGGAACGCATCTCAAGGTTACAAACCTTAGCAATGGCAAGAGTACGATCGTAAAAGTCATCGACAGAGGGCCGTTTGGAAGAGGTAGAATCATTGACCTATCATGGAAGGCTGCAAAAGAAATTGGTATGATTTCACAAGGCGTAGCTTCTGTAAAAGTTGAAATGGTGGAAAACCCGATTCCTTACAAACCAGAGGACACAAAATTGCCTAAGATTGATTTCGAAGTGGCTGAAACTGAATATGAATTTCCTAACAAGTGGGGAACTACTGACAGGAATAAGGATAATCATCACAGCAGTAAAAAAGAAACAAATAAAATTACTTCAAAGGTAATAAATAAAACAGAGCGCCATAAAAGCAAAGAGGTAACAAAGGATGAACTAAAAAAGCACAATACAGATATAGCAAAAAGTAAAGGCGAGAATCATCATTAA
- the rpsE gene encoding 30S ribosomal protein S5, whose amino-acid sequence MAMDKVKVNNEEVLKDRLVAINRVTKVTKGGRTFTFAAIVVVGDGNGVIGYGLGKAGEVTAAIAKGTEAAKKNLVKVPVLKGTVPHEVETSFGGAKVLIKPAAAGTGLKAGGAMRAVLESVGIKDVIAKSKGSSNAHNLVKATIAALAEMRDAYTVAGERGISMDKVFNG is encoded by the coding sequence ATGGCAATGGATAAAGTAAAAGTAAATAACGAAGAAGTACTTAAGGATCGCTTGGTTGCTATCAACCGTGTAACTAAGGTTACTAAGGGTGGTCGTACTTTCACATTCGCTGCTATCGTCGTTGTAGGTGACGGTAATGGCGTAATCGGCTACGGCCTTGGTAAGGCAGGTGAGGTTACTGCTGCTATCGCAAAGGGTACTGAAGCTGCTAAGAAGAACTTGGTAAAGGTTCCTGTACTCAAGGGTACTGTACCTCATGAGGTTGAAACTTCATTTGGTGGTGCTAAGGTTCTTATTAAGCCAGCTGCTGCCGGTACTGGTTTGAAGGCCGGTGGTGCTATGCGTGCAGTACTTGAGAGCGTAGGTATCAAGGATGTCATCGCTAAGTCTAAGGGTTCTTCAAATGCCCATAACCTTGTGAAGGCTACTATCGCAGCTCTTGCAGAGATGCGTGATGCTTATACTGTAGCAGGTGAGCGTGGTATCAGTATGGATAAAGTATTTAACGGTTAA
- the secY gene encoding preprotein translocase subunit SecY: MKKFIETLKNCWKIEDLRQRLLITLLFTAIYRFGSFVVLPGINPGMLEKLQSQTSGGLMSLLDMFSGGAFSNASIFALGIMPYISASIVMQLLAVAVPYFQKMQREGESGRKKIQWYTRVLTVAILVFQAPSYLLNLKMQAANALATGISWTVFMIPATIILAAGSMFILWLGERITDKGVGNGISLIIMIGIIARLPQAFVQEVTSRLQAISGGGLIMFIVEILILYAVVCASILLVQGTRKIPVQYAKRLVGNKQYGGARQYIPLKLFAANVMPIIFAQALMFIPLAIVRYQSENASSVVQQLMDNRSLLYNVVYVILVIAFTYFYTAITLNPTQMAEDMKRNNGFIPGVKPGKDTAEYIDTVMSRITLPGSLFIAFIAIMPALAGLLDVQQAFSQFFGGTSLLILVGVVIDTLQQIESHLLMRHYDGLLNSGHTRQGGVAAY, from the coding sequence ATGAAAAAGTTTATTGAGACACTAAAGAACTGTTGGAAGATAGAGGATCTCCGTCAGAGACTCCTCATTACTCTTCTGTTTACGGCTATTTACCGTTTTGGCTCGTTTGTGGTACTTCCAGGTATCAATCCGGGCATGTTGGAAAAACTTCAGTCGCAGACCTCTGGCGGTCTTATGTCGCTATTGGACATGTTCTCTGGTGGTGCATTTTCCAATGCATCTATCTTTGCACTAGGAATTATGCCTTATATCTCAGCTTCAATCGTTATGCAGCTTCTTGCTGTTGCTGTACCTTATTTCCAGAAGATGCAGCGCGAGGGCGAGAGCGGCCGCAAAAAAATACAATGGTATACTAGAGTCCTGACTGTGGCCATTTTGGTCTTTCAGGCTCCTAGTTACCTTTTGAATTTGAAAATGCAGGCTGCCAATGCTCTAGCCACAGGTATTAGTTGGACGGTATTCATGATACCGGCAACAATTATCTTGGCTGCAGGTAGTATGTTTATCCTTTGGTTAGGTGAGCGTATCACTGACAAGGGAGTAGGTAATGGTATCTCTCTTATTATTATGATTGGTATTATCGCCCGCTTGCCACAGGCTTTCGTTCAGGAGGTAACTTCTCGTTTGCAGGCAATTTCTGGTGGTGGTCTTATCATGTTCATTGTAGAGATTCTTATCCTTTATGCTGTAGTTTGTGCTTCAATACTTTTGGTACAAGGTACACGTAAGATTCCTGTACAGTATGCTAAACGTTTGGTTGGAAATAAGCAATATGGTGGTGCGCGTCAGTACATTCCTTTGAAGCTTTTTGCAGCTAACGTAATGCCTATCATCTTTGCACAGGCTTTAATGTTTATTCCATTGGCAATAGTTCGCTATCAGTCTGAAAATGCTAGTAGTGTTGTTCAGCAGTTGATGGATAATCGTAGTTTGCTATATAATGTTGTTTATGTAATCTTGGTTATTGCATTTACTTATTTCTATACAGCTATTACATTGAATCCTACTCAGATGGCTGAGGATATGAAACGTAACAATGGTTTCATTCCTGGCGTAAAACCAGGAAAGGATACAGCTGAGTACATTGATACCGTAATGTCTCGTATTACTTTACCAGGTTCGTTATTTATTGCGTTTATTGCAATCATGCCTGCATTAGCAGGACTTCTCGATGTACAGCAAGCTTTCTCTCAATTCTTTGGAGGTACATCTCTATTGATTTTGGTTGGTGTTGTCATTGACACATTACAACAAATCGAGAGTCATTTGCTTATGCGCCACTATGATGGTCTTTTAAATTCAGGCCATACGCGTCAGGGTGGTGTTGCTGCATATTAA
- the rpmJ gene encoding 50S ribosomal protein L36, which yields MKTRASLKKRSADCKIVRRKGRLFVINKKNPKMKLRQG from the coding sequence ATGAAGACAAGAGCATCATTAAAGAAGCGTTCAGCAGACTGTAAGATCGTTCGTCGTAAAGGTCGTCTGTTCGTTATCAACAAGAAGAACCCTAAGATGAAATTACGTCAGGGTTAA
- the rplR gene encoding 50S ribosomal protein L18: MTTKKVERRIKIKFRIRKSVNGTAERPRLSVFRSNKQIYAQVINDLTGTTLASASSLGLEKMPKQEQATKVGELIAEKAKAAGVEAVVFDRNGYLYHGRVKQLAEGARNGGLKF; encoded by the coding sequence ATGACAACAAAGAAAGTAGAAAGACGAATTAAGATAAAGTTCCGCATTCGTAAGAGTGTGAACGGTACAGCTGAGCGTCCACGTCTTAGTGTATTCCGCTCTAACAAGCAGATTTACGCTCAGGTTATTAACGATTTGACAGGCACTACACTTGCATCAGCTTCTTCACTCGGTTTGGAGAAGATGCCTAAGCAGGAGCAGGCAACTAAGGTTGGCGAGCTCATTGCTGAGAAGGCTAAGGCTGCTGGCGTTGAGGCAGTAGTTTTCGACCGTAATGGTTACCTTTACCATGGTCGTGTAAAGCAGTTGGCTGAAGGTGCTCGTAATGGTGGTCTTAAATTTTAA
- the rpsD gene encoding 30S ribosomal protein S4, whose product MARYIGPKSKIARRFGEPIFGADKVLSKRNFPPGQHGNNRRRKMSEYGVMLAEKQKAKYTYGVLERQFRNMFDKAAKADGITGEVLLQNLECRLDNVVFRLGIAPTRAAARQLVGHKHIVVDGKVVNIPSFAVKPGMVVGVREKSKSLEVIEAALAGFNHSKYPWIEWDDNSKSGKFLHKPERADIPENIKEQLIVELYSK is encoded by the coding sequence ATGGCTAGATATATAGGTCCGAAATCTAAAATTGCGCGTCGTTTTGGTGAGCCAATCTTCGGCGCTGACAAAGTTTTGTCCAAGAGAAACTTCCCTCCTGGACAGCATGGCAATAACCGTCGTCGTAAGATGTCTGAGTACGGTGTCATGTTGGCAGAGAAGCAGAAAGCTAAGTACACTTATGGTGTATTAGAGCGTCAGTTCCGTAATATGTTTGATAAGGCTGCTAAGGCTGATGGTATTACTGGTGAGGTTCTTCTTCAGAATCTCGAGTGCCGTCTTGATAACGTTGTTTTCCGTCTTGGTATCGCTCCAACACGTGCTGCTGCGCGTCAGTTGGTTGGTCACAAGCACATCGTTGTTGATGGTAAGGTAGTTAATATCCCTTCATTCGCAGTTAAGCCTGGTATGGTTGTTGGTGTTCGTGAGAAGTCTAAGTCTCTCGAGGTTATCGAAGCAGCTCTTGCAGGTTTCAATCATAGCAAGTACCCATGGATTGAGTGGGACGATAATTCAAAGAGCGGTAAGTTCTTGCACAAGCCAGAGCGTGCCGACATTCCAGAGAATATTAAGGAGCAGTTAATCGTTGAGTTGTACTCTAAATAA
- the rplF gene encoding 50S ribosomal protein L6, whose amino-acid sequence MSRIGKLPISIPAGVTVNYDETSHVCTVKGPKGELSQWIDPSIKFNNADGQISFEIDENSPVNIKQKQAFHGLYRSLVNNMVVGVSAGYTKVLELVGVGYRVSNQGNIIEFALGYTHPIFIQLPKEIKVETKSERNQNPILTLESCDKQLLGLVCAKIRSFRKPEPYKGKGILFKGEVIRRKSGKSASAK is encoded by the coding sequence ATGTCTAGAATAGGAAAATTGCCAATTAGTATCCCTGCAGGTGTTACTGTAAACTATGATGAGACTTCTCATGTTTGTACAGTAAAGGGCCCTAAGGGTGAACTTTCTCAGTGGATTGATCCATCTATCAAGTTTAATAATGCAGATGGTCAGATTAGCTTTGAAATCGATGAAAATAGTCCTGTAAATATTAAGCAGAAGCAGGCTTTCCACGGTTTGTATCGCTCTCTCGTTAACAACATGGTTGTTGGTGTAAGCGCTGGTTATACAAAGGTTTTGGAATTGGTAGGTGTTGGTTATCGTGTTTCTAACCAGGGTAATATCATTGAGTTTGCTTTGGGTTACACTCACCCTATTTTCATCCAGTTGCCTAAGGAGATTAAGGTTGAGACTAAGTCTGAAAGAAACCAGAACCCAATCTTGACATTGGAGTCTTGCGACAAGCAGTTGTTGGGACTCGTTTGTGCAAAAATTCGTTCTTTCCGCAAGCCTGAGCCTTATAAAGGTAAGGGTATTCTCTTTAAGGGTGAAGTTATTCGCAGAAAGTCTGGTAAGAGTGCTTCAGCTAAGTAA
- the rpmD gene encoding 50S ribosomal protein L30 has translation MATIKIKQIKSKIGAPVDQKRTLACLGLHKISQVVEVEDTPSNRGMIRKVHHLVSVVD, from the coding sequence ATGGCAACAATTAAAATCAAGCAGATTAAGAGTAAAATCGGTGCTCCAGTAGATCAGAAGCGTACTCTCGCTTGTCTTGGTCTCCACAAGATTTCTCAGGTTGTTGAGGTAGAGGATACTCCTAGCAACCGTGGTATGATCCGTAAGGTTCATCACCTCGTAAGTGTAGTTGATTAA
- a CDS encoding DNA-directed RNA polymerase subunit alpha — protein sequence MAILAFQKPDKVVMLEADNKFGKFEFRPLEPGFGVTIGNALRRILLSSLEGYAVNTIRIAGVEHEFSSVPGVKEDVTNIILNLKQVRFKQVVEEFENEKVSITVENSTEFKAGDIGKYLTGFEVLNPDLVICHLDAKASMQIDLTINKGRGYVPADENRQFCTDVNVLPIDSIYTPIRNVKYSVEPYRVEQKTDYDKLVLEITTDGSISPKDALKEAAKILIYHFMLFSDEKITLETQDQESNQEFDEEVLHMRQLLKTRLVDMNLSVRALNCLKAADVETLGDLVQFNKTDLLKFRNFGKKSLSELDDLLESLNLSFGTDISKYKLDKES from the coding sequence ATGGCGATATTAGCATTTCAAAAACCTGATAAAGTAGTAATGTTAGAGGCTGATAACAAGTTCGGTAAGTTTGAATTCCGTCCTTTGGAGCCTGGCTTCGGTGTTACCATTGGTAACGCCTTGCGCCGCATTCTCCTTTCATCATTGGAGGGTTATGCTGTTAACACGATCCGCATTGCGGGTGTTGAGCATGAGTTCTCTTCAGTTCCTGGTGTAAAGGAAGATGTTACTAACATTATCTTGAATCTCAAACAAGTTCGATTCAAGCAAGTAGTAGAAGAATTCGAGAATGAGAAAGTTAGTATCACCGTTGAGAATTCTACAGAATTCAAAGCAGGTGATATCGGTAAGTATCTGACTGGATTTGAAGTGTTAAACCCTGATTTGGTGATTTGTCATTTAGATGCCAAAGCTTCGATGCAGATCGATTTGACTATTAATAAGGGACGCGGTTATGTTCCTGCTGATGAGAATCGTCAATTCTGCACTGACGTTAACGTTCTCCCAATCGATTCCATCTACACCCCTATTCGTAATGTAAAGTACTCTGTAGAACCATATCGTGTTGAGCAAAAGACCGACTATGATAAGCTCGTGCTTGAAATTACAACAGATGGTTCCATTAGTCCAAAGGATGCACTGAAAGAGGCAGCGAAGATTCTTATTTATCACTTCATGCTCTTCTCTGATGAGAAGATTACTCTTGAGACTCAGGATCAGGAGAGCAATCAGGAGTTTGATGAAGAGGTTCTTCATATGCGCCAGTTGCTTAAGACTCGTCTCGTAGACATGAATCTTAGTGTTCGTGCCCTCAACTGCTTGAAGGCAGCTGATGTTGAGACTCTTGGTGATTTGGTTCAGTTTAACAAGACTGACCTCTTGAAGTTCCGTAACTTTGGTAAGAAATCGCTCTCAGAGCTTGATGATTTGCTCGAGAGTCTGAATCTGTCTTTTGGAACTGATATTTCAAAGTATAAATTAGACAAGGAATCTTAA